In a single window of the Diospyros lotus cultivar Yz01 chromosome 10, ASM1463336v1, whole genome shotgun sequence genome:
- the LOC127812148 gene encoding protein CHUP1, chloroplastic: MKQETPPSTPPTTARRAELEAKRGGVSSSATPTRLRASSSPKPKNFRKPEASNGFSPSQKARAKTVAPRDSNLHSSQSARRNLAGTEPESGKEVKAVGGRAGNRLVAEQFAPPQRRLVSTHPNPESSKRNGRELEPEKVADRSYERLIGNLQSELLGLKAELDKVRTLNAELQSENAKLSQDLAAAEAKIATLTTRHQAVEDYQNPRFKEIQKLIATKLEHPRVTDEAVNEPSHGKALAGPPAPPMPGGTLDVQRNVTVCSIPPPPPPPRPPAKGSSIRKGSTVADSFHLLAKQDRSKHPSGSRNHDKPVAMSAHSSIVGEIQKRSAHLLAIRVDIETKGELINSLIEKVLDAAYADIEDVLKFVNWLDSQLSLLADERAVLKHFKWPEKKADAMREAAVEYRALKLLESEVSSYKDNASIPCGVALKKMAGLLDKSEQSIHRLIKLRNSVLLSYQHFKIPTDWMLDSGIIRKIKRASVTLAKVYMKRLMMELESTQHTERESAQEGLLLQGFQFAYRAHQFAGELDSETLCAFEEIKQRVPGHLRGSQQLLVGIPSS; this comes from the exons ATGAAGCAAGAGACTCCGCCGTCAACCCCGCCAACAACCGCTAGAAGAGCTGAGCTGGAGGCCAAGCGTGGTGGCGTTTCTTCTTCCGCAACTCCAACTCGGCTCAGGGCCTCTTCTAGCCCTAAACCAAAGAATTTTCGAAAACCAGAGGCTTCAAATGGCTTTTCACCTTCACAGAAAGCCAGAGCAAAAACAGTAGCCCCGCGAGACTCGAATTTACATAGCAGTCAGAGCGCGAGGAGGAATCTTGCGGGGACGGAGCCCGAATCAGGGAAGGAGGTTAAGGCCGTCGGCGGCAGGGCAGGCAACCGTCTGGTGGCTGAGCAATTTGCTCCGCCACAGCGACGCTTGGTTTCCACGCATCCTAACCCTGAATCTAGTAAGAGGAATGGACGTGAGTTGGAGCCGGAGAAGGTTGCCGACCGGAGTTATGAAAGATTGATCGGGAATTTACAGTCTGAGTTACTGGGATTGAAAGCCGAGTTGGATAAGGTGCGGACCCTCAACGCAGAGCTCCAATCGGAAAACGCCAAGCTGTCCCAGGACCTTGCCGCTGCTGAAGCAAAAATTGCTACTCTCACGACTCGCCACCAG GCTGTGGAGGATTACCAAAATCCTAGATTTAAAGAGATTCAGAAGCTTATTGCCACCAAATTGGAACACCCCAGAGTTACGGATGAGGCAGTTAATGAGCCAAGTCATGGTAAGGCTCTTGCGGGACCACCAGCACCACCAATGCCAGGAGGCACTTTGGATGTACAGAGAAATGTCACAGTATGCTCCATCCCACCCCCTCCACCCCCTCCCAGGCCACCGGCAAAAGGTTCCAGCATTCGGAAGGGCTCAACAGTTGCAGATTCTTTTCACTTGTTAGCAAAGCAGGATAGATCCAAACACCCTTCAGGATCAAGGAATCACGATAAGCCGGTGGCTATGAGTGCACATAGTAGCATAGTTGGAGAAATACAAAAACGTTCAGCTCATCTATTGGCT ATAAGAGTGGATATTGAAACGAAAGGAGAGCTTATAAACAGTCTTATTGAAAAAGTGCTGGATGCTGCTTATGCAGATATTGAAGATGTTCTGAAATTTGTGAATTGGCTTGACAGTCAACTCTCATTGTTG GCTGATGAGCGGGCAGTGCTTAAGCATTTCAAGTGGCCTGAGAAGAAAGCAGATGCTATGAGAGAAGCTGCAGTTGAATATCGTGCCCTCAAACTCTTAGAAAGTGAAGTGTCTTCCTACAAGGACAATGCTAGCATTCCCTGTGGAGTTGCCCTAAAGAAGATGGCTGGCTTACTTGACAA GTCGGAGCAGAGCATACATAGATTGATTAAGCTGCGAAACTCTGTTCTGCTTTCTTATCAACACTTCAAAATTCCAACTGATTGGATGCTTGACTCGGGAATTATTAGAAAG ATAAAGCGGGCTTCTGTCACACTTGCCAAGGTTTACATGAAGAGACTGATGATGGAGCTAGAATCTACCCAGCACACAGAAAGGGAATCTGCACAAGAAGGCCTATTGCTTCAGGGTTTCCAATTTGCATATAGGGCTCACCAG TTTGCTGGAGAGCTGGATTCGGAAACATTGTGTGCTTTTGAAGAGATAAAACAGCGGGTGCCAGGACACTTGCGAGGATCTCAACAGCTGTTGGTTGGCATACCGTCATCGTAA
- the LOC127810910 gene encoding F-box/FBD/LRR-repeat protein At1g13570-like codes for MMGRQQKVAKLTTKKDQLIELPDGVLSTIISMLTLREAVRTSILSKQWRYIWTCHADLWFDSAKVLGNRAYSTSISNCQPESDRILQRLKFVERVDRFMHLRSKGTKIDSLTIHFHLGKDSAPHLDQWISCAITKGVENIDLDLSESCSFKMDYSSSSPLEKYKFPYWLLASTGKNCSVKHLKLASCSLSPRCSCNLTSLTNIQLQGVNISDQQLESLISSCSCLEELSLHQCSDLVSLKFAGPNIQLKLLRVKECFRLQKMELCAENLVLFEYIGNFISFCFKNVPKLAAAFLSFTGEGRLEGGTFALTRFASDLPELVTLNLVLILTMKIIKLPEDAPKFINVKQLVLTIFPFNDDDDLLWISYLLKAFPLLHKLQLNLFCPSFIIPRDNQRNLPGCPHWHLTDLEINGFYGNQHEVELVKYLINNLVELKVLAVGPCQKVYRGCHNWVHHEAASWYKLRKESVRRWLHSVIPPTVHLKIW; via the exons ATGATGGGCAGACAACAAAAAGTTGCCAAATTGACT ACAAAGAAGGATCAACTCATTGAACTGCCAGATGGGGTTCTTTCCACAATTATTTCTATGCTGACATTGAGAGAGGCTGTGAGAACAAGTATCTTGTCAAAACAATGGAGGTACATTTGGACTTGTCATGCTGACCTCTGGTTTGATTCTGCTAAAGTACTTGGGAACAGAGCATACTCCACAAGCATATCGAACTGTCAACCTGAATCTGATAGAATACTACAAAGGCTTAAGTTTGTGGAGAGGGTTGATCGTTTTATGCATCTACGGAGCAAAGGCACAAAAATAGACTCTCTTACCATCCATTTTCACTTAGGCAAAGATTCTGCTCCTCACCTAGATCAGTGGATCAGTTGTGCAATCACCAAGGGAGTTGAAAATATAGATCTTGATTTGTCAGAGTCATGTAGCTTTAAGATGGATTATTCCTCCTCATCCCCATTAGAAAAATACAAGTTCCCATACTGGCTTCTTGCTAGCACTGGAAAAAATTGTAGTGTAAAGCACCTGAAACTGGCCTCATGCAGTCTCAGTCCACGATGTTCTTGCAACCTCACCTCCCTGACTAACATTCAGCTGCAAGGTGTGAATATCAGTGATCAACAGCTGGAAAGTCTTATATCCAGTTGCTCGTGTCTTGAAGAACTTAGTTTGCACCAATGCAGTGATCTTGTCAGTTTAAAATTTGCTGGTCCAAACATCCAGCTGAAGCTTTTGCGTGTAAAAGAATGTTTCAGACTGCAGAAGATGGAATTATGTGCAGAGaatcttgttttatttgaatacaTTGGTAATTTCATCAGCTTCTGCTTCAAAAATGTCCCAAAGTTGGCCGCAGCTTTTCTAAGTTTCACTGGAGAGGGTAGACTGGAAGGTGGAACTTTTGCTCTCACAAGATTTGCAAGTGATCTACCTGAATTGGTGACTCTAAATTTAGTCTTGATATTGACAATGAAG ataaTAAAGCTACCGGAAGATGCACCTAAATTCATCAATGTCAAGCAATTGGTGCTGACTATTTTCCCTTTTAATGACGATGATGACCTCTTGTGGATTAGTTATTTGCTGAAGGCTTTTCCTCTGTTGCACAAACTACAACTAAAT TTATTTTGCCCAAGCTTTATCATACCGAGGGACAACCAAAGAAACCTTCCCGGCTGCCCTCATTGGCACCTGACCGACCTAGAGATAAATGGATTTTATGGTAATCAGCATGAAGTTGAGCTCGTCAAGTATCTCATCAACAATCTAGTGGAACTCAAAGTTCTGGCGGTAGGTCCCTGCCAGAAGGTCTATAGAGGATGCCACAACTGGGTTCACCATGAAGCAGCCTCATGGTATAAGCTCAGAAAGGAGTCTGTACGCAGGTGGCTTCATTCTGTCATTCCTCCAACAGTCCACCTCAAAATCTGGTGA
- the LOC127811892 gene encoding cysteine proteinase inhibitor 1-like: protein MASKSQYLIALLVAALSVQLLASDSALVGGWQPIQDLSSPEVQDLAKFAIAEDNKAAGAKLEFQSVVRGEQQVVAGMNYRLVIAALDGGVSGNYEAVIWVKDWEKFRNLTSFKKLPGLV, encoded by the coding sequence ATGGCTTCGAAATCTCAGTACCTAATCGCCCTTCTCGTCGCCGCTCTCTCCGTTCAATTACTCGCTTCCGACTCCGCCCTGGTGGGCGGCTGGCAGCCGATCCAGGACCTAAGCTCGCCGGAGGTTCAAGACCTCGCGAAGTTCGCCATCGCCGAAGACAACAAGGCTGCCGGCGCCAAATTAGAGTTCCAGAGCGTGGTTCGCGGTGAGCAACAAGTGGTGGCAGGCATGAACTACCGGCTGGTCATTGCGGCGCTAGATGGCGGAGTTTCCGGCAATTACGAGGCGGTTATATGGGTTAAGGATTGGGAGAAGTTTAGGAACCTCACCTCCTTCAAGAAATTGCCTGGTTTGGTATGA
- the LOC127811928 gene encoding cysteine proteinase inhibitor 1-like, which translates to MASKSQSLIALLVAALSVQLLASDSAPLGGWQPIQDLSSPEVQDLAKFAIAEDNKAAGAKLEFQSVVRGEEQAVAGINYRLVIAALDGGVSGNYEAVIWVKDWEKFRNLTSFKKLPGLV; encoded by the coding sequence ATGGCTTCGAAATCTCAGTCCCTAATCGCCCTTCTCGTCGCCGCGCTCTCCGTTCAATTACTCGCTTCCGACTCAGCCCCGTTGGGCGGCTGGCAGCCGATCCAGGACCTAAGCTCGCCGGAGGTTCAAGACCTAGCGAAGTTCGCCATCGCCGAAGACAACAAGGCTGCCGGCGCCAAATTAGAGTTCCAGAGCGTGGTTCGCGGTGAGGAACAAGCGGTGGCAGGCATCAACTACCGGCTGGTCATTGCGGCGCTAGATGGCGGAGTTTCCGGCAATTACGAGGCGGTTATATGGGTTAAGGATTGGGAGAAGTTTAGGAACCTCACCTCCTTCAAGAAATTGCCTGGTCTGGTATGA